The Candidatus Thiopontia autotrophica genome includes a region encoding these proteins:
- a CDS encoding cbb3-type cytochrome c oxidase subunit I, producing the protein MNRQPDYQPTIPEAVQPLIRGWIYLALASLIVPGLTAVLLVLLRTLVVDSASWTDLFRTALVVHVDLSVFVWFLAIGGALWTSMLSSPTMAARWSLRLAVAGTVIISIAPLLGATTPIMNNYIPVLDHPIFHLGLGLFAVGILLLAPAIMKRPPRLFPDSGKGLIQLGGWLAMLATVIAAITFIHTYTSIPPDPDRAAVTYYEILFWSDGHILQFTYTTLLVIAWLALGSALKMETLPSPGSTATMLVVGFIPLIIVPWILASFGVLSAEYRGWFTWLMRYGNSVAPILVSLFLLAGLFRTSIKSAEQRPLHASLVASFILFAAGGIIGFMISGYNTIIPAHYHGSIVGVTLAFMGLVYILLPKVGFTAPSGKMATLQPYIYAVGQLMHVAGLALSGGHGAARKSVGGSIGADNFYGALSVSFTRIGGLLAVVGGVLFLVVCWKSIRAKRG; encoded by the coding sequence CAGAGGGTGGATATATCTGGCGTTGGCCTCACTTATCGTCCCCGGACTGACAGCTGTACTTCTGGTGTTGCTGCGTACATTGGTAGTTGATTCGGCATCATGGACCGATCTGTTTCGTACTGCACTGGTTGTCCATGTAGACCTTTCTGTCTTTGTCTGGTTTCTTGCTATCGGGGGTGCGTTGTGGACCAGCATGCTGTCATCACCAACCATGGCTGCCAGATGGTCGCTGCGTCTGGCGGTAGCTGGCACGGTGATCATATCAATTGCTCCACTACTGGGGGCAACCACTCCGATAATGAACAACTATATTCCGGTACTGGACCATCCAATCTTTCATCTTGGTCTTGGTCTCTTTGCGGTCGGTATACTCCTTCTGGCCCCAGCCATCATGAAGAGACCCCCCAGGCTGTTTCCAGATAGTGGGAAGGGATTGATACAGCTTGGTGGATGGCTTGCCATGCTGGCAACAGTTATTGCGGCAATAACATTTATCCATACCTATACATCCATCCCTCCAGACCCAGATAGAGCGGCCGTCACCTATTATGAGATCCTGTTCTGGTCAGATGGACACATCCTGCAATTTACCTATACGACCCTGCTGGTAATTGCCTGGCTGGCATTGGGTTCTGCGCTCAAGATGGAGACTCTTCCCTCTCCAGGAAGCACTGCAACCATGCTGGTTGTCGGCTTTATCCCACTGATTATTGTGCCCTGGATTCTTGCCTCATTTGGGGTGCTCTCTGCAGAGTACCGTGGGTGGTTTACCTGGCTGATGCGTTATGGCAATAGTGTGGCGCCGATACTTGTATCGCTGTTCCTGCTGGCTGGACTGTTCCGCACCAGTATAAAGAGTGCTGAGCAGCGACCTCTTCACGCCTCCCTGGTTGCATCATTCATCCTGTTCGCCGCCGGCGGCATTATTGGATTTATGATCTCTGGATACAACACCATTATTCCCGCCCATTATCATGGATCCATTGTTGGGGTAACACTCGCCTTCATGGGGCTGGTTTACATCTTGTTGCCAAAAGTTGGGTTTACCGCCCCAAGCGGAAAAATGGCCACACTACAGCCTTACATATATGCCGTTGGGCAGCTTATGCATGTTGCAGGACTGGCGCTGTCAGGTGGCCACGGTGCAGCCCGAAAGAGTGTCGGTGGTTCTATAGGGGCAGATAATTTTTACGGTGCGCTGAGTGTCAGCTTTACCCGCATTGGCGGACTGCTGGCCGTAGTTGGCGGAGTGCTTTTTCTGGTGGTATGCTGGAAATCAATTCGTGCCAAACGAGGTTAG